A genomic segment from Sulfuritalea hydrogenivorans sk43H encodes:
- a CDS encoding MFS transporter has translation MGPRLSAWYFWYFAFIGAFLPYFALYLQSIGLSAGRIAVLMSLGQFMRLLAPLLWSWLADSGGRRVRIVVASSAAALASFSAVFLTQDFVGLLIGMAILHFFWSASLPLVEALTLGHLAAHPERYGRIRLWGSVGFIVTVLGVGFLLDIAPIRSQLWVSWALLLGTLLSALTLREVKEPAGQVAAPILDVLRQRKVVFLLGAGLFMTAAHGALYVFYSIHLVAQGYGKSLVGLLWTLGVVAEIFVFLLMPRISLRVSMRQILLACFALAVLRFMLIGWAVEVIGLLVFAQLLHGASFGAHHAATMAALNRWFVAGQQARAQALYGSIAYGAGGLGGALLAGALWESAGAGITFSAASALALIGLILIWRGVPGDSAGAAVR, from the coding sequence ATGGGGCCGCGCCTCTCTGCCTGGTACTTCTGGTACTTCGCCTTCATCGGCGCCTTCCTGCCGTATTTCGCCCTCTACCTGCAATCCATCGGGCTTTCCGCCGGCCGCATCGCGGTGCTGATGTCGCTCGGGCAGTTCATGCGCCTGCTGGCGCCCCTGCTCTGGAGCTGGCTGGCCGACAGCGGCGGCAGGCGCGTGCGCATTGTCGTTGCGTCGAGTGCGGCTGCGCTGGCCAGTTTTTCGGCGGTGTTCCTGACCCAGGATTTTGTCGGCCTGCTGATCGGCATGGCGATCCTGCATTTCTTCTGGAGCGCATCGCTGCCGCTGGTCGAGGCGCTGACCCTGGGGCATCTGGCAGCCCACCCGGAACGCTACGGCCGCATCCGGCTCTGGGGTTCGGTCGGCTTCATCGTCACCGTGCTGGGGGTCGGCTTCCTGCTCGACATTGCGCCGATCCGATCCCAGCTCTGGGTCAGCTGGGCTTTGCTGCTGGGCACGCTGCTCAGTGCGCTGACGCTGCGCGAAGTGAAAGAGCCTGCGGGGCAGGTCGCCGCTCCGATTCTGGATGTGTTGCGCCAGCGCAAGGTCGTGTTCCTGCTGGGTGCCGGCCTGTTCATGACGGCGGCGCATGGCGCGCTCTATGTTTTCTACTCGATTCATCTGGTGGCGCAGGGCTACGGCAAGAGCCTGGTCGGACTGCTGTGGACCCTGGGCGTGGTGGCCGAGATATTCGTGTTCCTGCTGATGCCGCGAATTTCGCTGCGGGTTTCGATGCGGCAGATCCTGCTGGCCTGCTTCGCCCTGGCGGTCTTGCGCTTCATGCTGATCGGCTGGGCGGTCGAGGTCATCGGCCTTCTGGTTTTCGCACAGTTGCTGCATGGCGCCAGCTTTGGCGCGCATCATGCGGCAACCATGGCGGCGCTCAATCGCTGGTTCGTGGCCGGCCAGCAGGCGCGGGCGCAGGCGCTCTATGGCAGCATCGCCTATGGCGCCGGTGGCCTGGGCGGTGCGCTGCTGGCCGGCGCCTTGTGGGAAAGCGCCGGTGCCGGAATCACGTTCAGCGCGGCGTCGGCGCTGGCCCTGATCGGCTTGATTCTGATCTGGCGCGGCGTTCCGGGTGATTCGGCGGGCGCGGCTGTGCGATAA
- the leuC gene encoding 3-isopropylmalate dehydratase large subunit, which produces MSRTLYEKLWDSHVVHVEEDGTALLYIDRHLVHEVTSPQAFEGLKLAGRKPWRISSIVATADHNTPTSHWELGIQDPISRQQVETLDANIREVGALAYFPFKDKRQGIVHVVGPENGATLPGMTVVCGDSHTSTHGAFACLAHGIGTSEVEHVLATQCLLQKKSKTMLVRVEGKVGAGVTAKDIVLALIGRIGTAGGTGYAIEFGGEAIRALSMEGRMTVCNMAIEAGARVGFVAADETTIAYLKGRNFAPKGDDWDKAVAVWRTLVSDADAKFDAVVEMDARQIVPQVTWGTSPEMVAGIDGTVPAPEDFSDPIKSEGVARALQYMGLTPRMRIDQIPIDKVFIGSCTNSRIEDLRAAAAVARGRTVAANVKLALVVPGSGLIKEQAEAEGLDKIFIAAGFEWRQPGCSMCLAMNDDRLNPGERCASTSNRNFEGRQGAGGRTHLVSPAMAAAAAIAGRFADVRQLS; this is translated from the coding sequence ATGTCAAGAACGCTTTACGAGAAACTCTGGGACAGCCATGTCGTCCATGTCGAGGAAGACGGCACGGCCCTGCTCTACATCGACCGCCATCTGGTGCATGAAGTCACCAGCCCGCAGGCCTTCGAAGGCCTGAAACTGGCCGGACGCAAGCCCTGGCGCATTTCGTCCATCGTCGCCACGGCCGACCACAACACGCCGACTTCGCATTGGGAGCTCGGCATCCAGGACCCGATCTCGCGCCAGCAGGTGGAAACCCTCGATGCCAACATTCGCGAAGTCGGCGCGCTCGCCTATTTCCCGTTCAAGGACAAGCGACAGGGCATTGTGCACGTGGTCGGCCCGGAAAACGGCGCCACGCTGCCCGGGATGACGGTGGTTTGCGGCGATTCGCATACCTCGACGCACGGCGCGTTTGCCTGCCTCGCGCATGGCATCGGCACTTCCGAAGTCGAGCATGTACTGGCGACGCAATGCCTGTTGCAGAAGAAGTCGAAGACCATGCTGGTCAGGGTCGAGGGCAAAGTCGGCGCTGGCGTTACGGCGAAAGACATCGTGCTGGCGCTGATCGGGCGCATCGGCACGGCCGGCGGCACCGGTTACGCCATTGAATTCGGCGGCGAGGCGATTCGCGCGCTGTCGATGGAAGGCCGCATGACGGTGTGCAACATGGCGATCGAGGCCGGTGCCCGGGTCGGTTTTGTTGCCGCGGACGAGACCACCATCGCCTACCTCAAGGGCCGCAACTTTGCACCCAAGGGCGACGACTGGGACAAGGCTGTGGCCGTTTGGCGCACGCTGGTGTCCGACGCCGATGCGAAGTTCGATGCGGTAGTCGAGATGGACGCCCGCCAGATCGTGCCGCAGGTGACCTGGGGCACTTCGCCGGAAATGGTGGCGGGAATTGACGGCACGGTGCCGGCGCCCGAGGATTTCAGCGATCCGATCAAGAGCGAAGGCGTCGCGCGCGCGCTGCAGTACATGGGTCTGACGCCGCGCATGCGCATCGACCAGATTCCGATCGACAAGGTGTTTATCGGCTCCTGCACCAATTCCCGCATCGAGGACCTGCGTGCGGCGGCGGCGGTGGCCAGGGGTCGCACGGTTGCCGCCAACGTCAAGCTGGCGCTGGTGGTGCCGGGATCGGGGTTGATCAAGGAGCAGGCCGAAGCCGAGGGGCTCGACAAGATATTCATCGCCGCCGGCTTCGAGTGGCGGCAGCCGGGTTGTTCGATGTGCCTGGCGATGAACGACGATCGCCTGAATCCCGGAGAGCGCTGCGCCTCGACCTCGAACCGCAATTTTGAAGGGCGGCAGGGTGCCGGCGGCAGAACGCATCTGGTCAGTCCCGCCATGGCGGCGGCGGCGGCGATTGCCGGCCGCTTTGCCGATGTTCGTCAATTGTCATAA
- a CDS encoding entericidin A/B family lipoprotein encodes MLVLSACNTVQGIGKDVKKGGEVIEKSAK; translated from the coding sequence ATGCTGGTCCTGTCGGCCTGCAATACCGTGCAAGGCATCGGCAAGGACGTCAAGAAGGGCGGCGAAGTCATCGAGAAGTCGGCCAAGTAA
- the leuB gene encoding 3-isopropylmalate dehydrogenase: MKICVLPGDGIGPEIIAEAVRVLKALDLKIEMEEALLGGCAVDATGSPYPDATQKLALAADAVLLGAVGGPQWDNNPREQRPERGLLGIRKQLGLFANLRPAILYPELANASTLKPEVVAGLDILIVRELTGDIYFGQPRGIEVRNGERFGFNTMHYTESEIRRILRVAFEAAKKRNRKVCSVDKMNVLECTQLWRDVAIETGREYPDVELSHMLVDNAAMQLVKNPKQFDVMVTGNMFGDILSDEASMLTGSIGMLPSASLDANNKGLYEPSHGSAPDIAGKGVANPLATILSAAMMLRYTFANEDAAGRIETAVKKVLAQGFRTGDIYEPGMKKVGTRAMGDAVLAAL, from the coding sequence ATGAAGATTTGTGTTCTGCCCGGCGACGGCATCGGGCCGGAAATCATCGCGGAGGCGGTTCGCGTGCTGAAGGCACTCGATCTCAAGATCGAGATGGAGGAAGCCCTGCTCGGCGGCTGTGCGGTGGATGCGACCGGCAGTCCCTATCCGGATGCCACCCAGAAATTGGCGCTGGCGGCCGACGCCGTGCTGCTCGGCGCCGTCGGTGGTCCCCAATGGGACAACAATCCGCGCGAACAGCGGCCCGAGCGCGGCTTGCTCGGCATACGCAAGCAGCTCGGATTGTTCGCCAACCTGCGTCCGGCGATCCTGTATCCGGAACTCGCCAACGCATCCACGCTCAAGCCTGAAGTGGTGGCGGGGCTGGACATCCTGATCGTGCGCGAGTTGACGGGCGACATCTACTTCGGCCAGCCGCGCGGCATCGAAGTACGAAATGGCGAGCGCTTCGGCTTCAACACCATGCATTACACCGAGAGCGAAATTCGTCGCATCCTGCGGGTGGCTTTCGAGGCAGCAAAGAAGCGCAATCGCAAGGTCTGCTCGGTGGACAAGATGAACGTGCTGGAATGCACCCAGCTGTGGCGGGATGTGGCGATCGAGACCGGACGCGAGTATCCGGACGTCGAGCTTTCGCACATGCTGGTCGACAACGCGGCGATGCAGCTGGTGAAGAACCCCAAGCAGTTCGACGTCATGGTGACCGGCAACATGTTCGGTGACATCCTCTCGGACGAGGCTTCGATGCTCACCGGCTCGATCGGCATGCTGCCCTCGGCCTCGCTGGATGCCAACAACAAGGGGCTTTACGAGCCTTCGCATGGCTCGGCGCCGGACATCGCCGGCAAGGGCGTCGCCAATCCCCTGGCGACAATCCTTTCGGCGGCCATGATGCTGCGCTACACTTTCGCCAACGAGGATGCTGCCGGGCGCATTGAGACCGCCGTGAAGAAAGTCCTTGCACAGGGCTTCCGCACTGGCGACATTTACGAACCGGGCATGAAGAAGGTCGGTACCCGGGCAATGGGTGACGCAGTACTCGCGGCACTGTAA
- the leuD gene encoding 3-isopropylmalate dehydratase small subunit: MEKFVRLDGLVAPLDRANVDTDAIIPKQFLKSIKRSGFGPNAFDEWRYMDHGEPGQDCTKRIRNPNFVLNQERYQGASILLARSNFGCGSSREHAPWALHDFGFRAIIGESFADIFFNNCFKNGLLPIVLPKAEIDALFGLTEHSPGYRLTIDLPGQRVVRPDGHAIPFEVDAFRKECLLNGWDDIGLTLRHAEKIREFETRRRAEQPWLFS; this comes from the coding sequence ATGGAGAAGTTCGTTCGGCTCGATGGCCTCGTGGCGCCGCTTGACCGCGCCAATGTCGATACCGACGCCATCATCCCCAAGCAGTTCCTCAAGTCGATCAAGCGCTCGGGCTTCGGCCCCAACGCGTTCGACGAGTGGCGCTACATGGACCATGGCGAGCCGGGGCAGGATTGCACGAAGCGGATCCGGAATCCCAATTTCGTGCTGAATCAGGAACGCTATCAAGGCGCTTCGATCCTGCTCGCACGCAGCAACTTCGGTTGCGGCTCGTCGCGCGAACATGCGCCATGGGCGCTGCACGACTTCGGCTTTCGCGCCATCATCGGCGAATCCTTTGCCGACATATTCTTCAACAACTGCTTCAAGAACGGGCTGCTGCCCATCGTCCTGCCGAAGGCCGAGATCGATGCGCTGTTCGGCCTTACCGAACATTCGCCCGGCTATCGCCTCACCATCGATCTGCCCGGGCAGCGGGTAGTGCGCCCCGACGGTCACGCGATTCCCTTCGAGGTCGATGCCTTCCGCAAGGAATGCCTGCTCAACGGTTGGGACGACATCGGCCTGACCCTGCGTCACGCCGAGAAGATCCGCGAGTTCGAGACACGGCGCCGCGCCGAGCAACCCTGGTTATTTTCCTAG
- a CDS encoding YdcH family protein: MNVDHHDLHHEFPEYAEAIHGLKISSKHFARLFDEYHALTSKVEALEDNGSPVADTELEGMKKQRLKLKDELYAMLKAGKA, translated from the coding sequence ATGAACGTTGATCACCACGACCTGCATCACGAATTTCCCGAATACGCCGAAGCCATCCATGGCCTCAAGATCAGCAGCAAGCACTTTGCTCGCCTGTTCGACGAGTACCACGCGCTGACCTCGAAGGTGGAGGCGCTGGAAGATAATGGCTCGCCCGTGGCCGACACGGAACTGGAAGGCATGAAGAAGCAGCGCCTGAAGCTCAAGGACGAGCTTTACGCCATGCTCAAGGCCGGCAAGGCCTAG